A genomic segment from Daphnia carinata strain CSIRO-1 chromosome 1, CSIRO_AGI_Dcar_HiC_V3, whole genome shotgun sequence encodes:
- the LOC130696303 gene encoding uncharacterized protein LOC130696303, whose protein sequence is MLPDFMSLKGLFKIDPIKTDNNIFRCHYKLTVIFLTLSATLVSLNQYVGDPIDCFINAEKSPFPNKVLDNYCWIHSTHTLPNQPVIKGEGSMPIPGLGTPKEGDKMIYHKYYQWVGFFLLFQAITFYIPRFIWKFWEAGRMKAIVEDLSTSIMPSDVEEQAKHNLVDYLLVNVNQHQAYAASFFVCEVLNAINIVGEIFLVDKFLGGEFTEYGGNVLAQTGMNPEDRTDPMSYVFPKVTKCLFKMYGPSGTVQQFDAYCVLPVNILNEKIFIFLWFWYIILAVVTGLGLLYRVFTLVLPKLRLFLLQRRAGRDFDSSQTETVFRRCQIGDWFVLMLVSSNVNQWIFQEVIDELAKKFRGKDILNSFSFFVFQFHSLRRIETFASNTMLGDLNAVKSILKIAPIKTDNNIFRCHYKLTVIILAVSTTLISLKQYVGDPIDCIINAENSPIPGPVLDKYCWIHSTHTLPKGPGTEGPIPGLGTPKEDDQLVYHKYYQWVAFFLLFQTITFYLPRFAWKFWEGGRMKALVEDLHFSVVQTDVHRNAKHNLVDYLFVNVHQHHVYAIGFFVCELLNTINIIVQIFMVDVFLGGEFTKYGTNVVSQSAMDPEDRSDPMSYVFPKLTKCLFKMYGPSGTLQQYDALCILPVNILNEKIFIFLWFWYIILAILTGIAFIFRVVTLVVPKVRLYLLKKKAGRSFDSSEVETVFGRCHIGDWFVLMLVSSNITQRTFQEVLQDLAQKFRGKNV, encoded by the exons ATGTTGCCAGACTTTATGTCCCTTAAGGGACTCTTTAAAATTGATCCAATCAAGACAGACAACAACATTTTTCGTTGTCACTACAAGTTGACTGTGATTTTCCTAACCTTGTCTGCAACATTGGTCTCTTTGAACCAGTACGTTGGAGATCCCATCGATTGTTTCATCAACGCTGAAAAATCTCCGTTTCCCAACAAAGTTCTTGACAATTACTGCTGGATACATTCGACGCACACCTTACCAAATCAACCCGTAATAAAAGGCGAAGGATCCATGCCTATCCCCGGTCTGGGCACTCCAAAAGAAGGCGACAAAATGATATACCACAAGTATTACCAATGGGTTGgatttttcctccttttccaGGCCATCACCTTCTACATACCGCGATTCATCTGGAAATTTTGGGAAGCTGGAAGAATGAAAGCCATTGTGGAAGATTTGAGTACCTCCATCATGCCGTCAGACGTTGAAGAACAAGCGAAACACAATCTGGTCGACTATCTTCTTGTTAACGTGAACCAGCACCAAGCATACGCTGCTAGCTTTTTCGTCTGCGAAGTTCTGAATGCCATCAACATTGTTGGAGAAATATTCTTGGTGGACAAATTTCTCGGGGGCGAATTCACAGAATACGGAGGAAACGTTCTCGCGCAAACGGGCATGAACCCGGAAGACCGCACCGATCCCATGTCTTAC GTTTTTCCGAAAGTAACGAAATGTCTGTTCAAGATGTATGGCCCGTCCGGTACCGTTCAACAGTTTGACGCTTATTGCGTTCTACCCGTCAACATTCTGaacgaaaaaattttcattttcctctgGTTTTGGTACATTATTCTTGCTGTAGTGACAGGTCTTGGCCTGTTGTATCGGGTTTTCACTCTGGTTTTGCCCAAGCTTCGACTCTTCCTCTTGCAAAGACGGGCAGGACGAGATTTCGATTCCAGTCAAACCGAAACAGTCTTCCGCAGATGTCAGATTGGTGACTGGTTTGTTCTCATGCTCGTCAGTAGCAATGTCAACCAGTGGATATTCCAAGAAGTCATAGATGAGCTTGCAAAAAAATTCAGAGGCAAAGACATT CTAAATAGTTTTagcttcttcgtttttcaatTCCATTCGTTAAGACGTATCGAAACATTTGCAAGTAATACAATGTTGGGGGATCTGAATGCAGTAAAGAGCATTCTGAAGATTGCACCAATCAAAACAGATAACAATATCTTTCGATGCCACTACAAGTTAACGGTAATTATTCTAGCCGTTTCAACCACTTTAATATCACTTAAGCAGTATGTCGGAGACCCAATCGACTGCATCATCAATGCCGAAAATAGTCCAATTCCTGGCCCTGTTCTTGACAAGTACTGCTGGATTCATTCAACCCATACGTTGCCGAAAGGGCCAGGCACGGAAGGACCTATTCCTGGTCTTGGCACTCCAAAAGAGGACGACCAATTGGTATACCACAAATACTACCAATGGGTTGCATTCTTCCTACTCTTCCAGACCATCACTTTCTATCTACCTCGTTTCGCTTGGAAGTTTTGGGAAGGCGGGCGGATGAAAGCCCTTGTGGaagatttgcatttttccgTCGTGCAAACAGACGTTCACAGAAACGCGAAACATAATCTGGTCGACTACTTGTTCGTAAATGTGCATCAGCATCACGTATACGCAAtcggtttttttgtttgtgagcTGCTGAACACCATCAACATTATCGTCCAAATATTTATGGTAGACGTGTTTCTCGGTGGCGAATTCACCAAATATGGCACAAATGTTGTGTCTCAATCTGCAATGGATCCTGAAGACCGTTCCGACCCTATGTCTTAC gTATTTCCTAAATTAACAAAGTGCTTGTTCAAGATGTATGGTCCATCTGGCACTCTCCAACAATATGACGCTTTGTGTATCTTACCAGTCAATATTCTGAACgaaaagattttcatttttctctggTTTTGGTACATCATCTTGGCCATTTTGACTGGCATAGCTTTTATCTTTAGAGTTGTCACACTTGTTGTACCAAAAGTTCGACTATATTTGTTAAAGAAGAAAGCTGGTCGTAGTTTTGATTCCAGTGAAGTGGAAACAGTCTTCGGTCGTTGTCATATTGGCGACTGGTTTGTCTTGATGCTTGTTAGCAGTAATATCACTCAGCGGACGTTCCAAGAAGTTTTACAAGACCTTGCGCAAAAGTTTAgaggaaaaaatgtttaa
- the LOC130694437 gene encoding sphingomyelin phosphodiesterase-like, with protein MMRCLSLLVIVLAGSTFTVLEGAPAPETTKLLPMPSEDTDRNVITCSLCNEFVTDIYQLLRNESVTDEQIIEYVVDVCVRLDIFANPDQVCGGTARILLPTIKYIDSSNVVTLGNVCGMLIQDQDCRLSNPEQLEWAIDINADTKPPVNQLSPPPEGSPTVKVLHLTDLHWDPEYLPGSNAVCGDPLCCRATSGEVVNATDAAGYWGDYRTCDLPWYLVENAVAQMAALHTDVSYIIWTGDLTPHDVWSTEKAENVMIIDRLMTLIQQYFPSVPVYPTLGNHESHPVNSFAPPEITDVELNTAWLYDEADRQWARWLPADASSTIQYGGYYTTLVQPGLRIVSMNMNYCYTLNYWTYFKSQDPASSLLWLNQILEEAELNGEKVHILSHIPPGNGDCWTIFSREFAKIINRFESTVAAQFYGHTHKDEYKVFYDTVDVTRPVNVAFIAPSLTTYSKLNPGYRTYTVDGQRPGSTWAVLDFNTYIMNLTDANLKGGDVEPVWTELYQAKQEYGLTDLSPQSMDALFQRMLTDDALFQLYFKNYHKNADEVVAEGCTNRCRSNLLCRIVTTDIGDQSKCDQIRHEIFSHPEF; from the exons ATGATGCGCTGTCTTTCGCTGTTGGTTATTGTTTTGGCTGGTAGCACCTTTACAGTGCTAGAAG GTGCGCCAGCTCCCGAAACAACGAAACTATTACCGATGCCATCCGAAGATACAGACCGGAATGTTATAACGTGTTCCCTTTGCAATGAATTCGTGACCGATATCTACCAGCTACTGCGGAATGAAAGTGTAACCGACGAGCAAATCATCGAGTACGTTGTCGATGTCTGTGTAAGACTAGACATTTTTGCTAATCCTGATCAAGTATGCGGCGGAACGGCACGCATCCTCCTG CCAACTATCAAATACATTGACAGCAGCAACGTGGTTACTTTGGGAAACGTTTGCGGCATGCTTATCCAAGACCAGGATTGTAGACTGTCTAATCCAGAACAGTTAGAATGGGCCATCGACATCAACGCAGATACCAAACCGCCCGTGAATCAATTAAGCCCGCCTCCG GAAGGATCACCAACAGTCAAAGTTCTTCATTTGACTGATCTTCATTGGGATCCCGAATACCTCCCTGGATCGAACGCTGTGTGCGGAGATCCACTTTGCTGTCGCGCTACCTCCGGAGAGGTTGTAAACGCCACAGATGCTGCTGGATATTGGGGTGATTATCGTACTTGTGATCTACCTTGGTATTTGGTAGAAAATGCCGTAGCTCAAATGGCTGCCCTGCATACG GATGTTAGTTATATTATCTGGACAGGAGACTTGACACCTCACGATGTGTGGTCCACAGAAAAAGCTGAGAATGTTATGATCATTGATCGTTTGATGACTCTCATACAGCAATACTTCCCCAGCGTTCCTGTCTATCCTACTTTGGGAAACCACGAGTCTCATCCAGTCAACTC CTTTGCTCCACCAGAAATTACGGACGTCGAACTCAACACCGCTTGGCTTTATGACGAAGCAGACCGACAATGGGCACGATGGCTTCCGGCTGATGCCTCATCCACGATCCAGTACGGAGGTTACTACACTACTCTGGTTCAACCGGGTCTTCGCATTGTCTCGATGAATATGAATTACTGCTACACTTTAAATTACTGGACATATTTCAAATCGCAAGATCCAGCCTCTAGTCTTCTTTGGCTCAATCAAATTCTGGAAGAAGCTGAACTGAACGGAGAAAAA GTTCATATCCTCAGTCACATTCCGCCTGGTAACGGCGACTGCTGGACCATTTTCAGCCGGGAATTTGCCAAGATCATTAACCGTTTCGAGTCGACGGTTGCCGCCCAGTTTTACGGTCATACTCACAAAGACGAATACAAAGTGTTTTACGATACGGTCGACGTCACTCGTCCTGTCAACGTGGCTTTCATCGCCCCAAGTCTTACTACCTACTCCAAACTAAATCCGGGTTACCGAACTTACACAGTCGATGGTCAACGCCCTGGCTCTACTTGG GCCGTGCTTGATTTTAATACTTACATCATGAATCTGACTGATGCCAACCTAAAAGGAGGGGACGTAGAGCCTGTTTGGACAGAACTTTACCAGGCTAAACAGGAATATGGCCTTACCGACTTGAGTCCGCAGTCGATGGATGCACTTTTCCAGCGTATGTTGACAGACGACGCCCTCTTCCAGCTCTATTTCAA GAACTACCACAAGAATGCGGATGAGGTTGTGGCTGAAGGTTGTACCAATCGATGTCGCTCAAATTTGCTCTGCCGCATCGTTACCACCGATATTGGTGACCAAAGCAAATGCGATCAAATCCGTCATGAGATTTTCAGCCATCCCGAATTTTGA
- the LOC130694225 gene encoding neural/ectodermal development factor IMP-L2-like, with translation MKPAGILTNVFLVLGALTIAGAATLPFRRTSIFRDSETPRRHYEELIASRQIRSNDFGKRYRVLRSFFIDSFEVTVSFIDFAADDEIKTSSTVEPAGTLQFHVKPPSQMTVAMNDRLELLCDVSGSPPPAVYWLKNGMPIPESPFDREEVEESTNKILESESLLPTRGLASTKSRLVIDCVDGEAEAIYTCVAQSIKEKIVSSTYVHIEGEAPYNETTCMLRHETYSLPATVFMWSGTYIDLEGKGALLLCRAVGNPTPKVSWYIEDEDQPITTGAQYQVLPSGDLKIRHLRWSEHMGLFKCRAENEFGMDQSTTFVYPVVQES, from the exons atgaAGCCGGCAGGAATTCTTACCAACGTGTTCCTCGTCCTCGGTGCTCTGACGATTGCCGGGGCAGCCACTCTACCATTCCGCAGAACATCAATCTTCAGG GATAGCGAGACCCCGCGACGCCACTACGAGGAATTGATAGCCAGCCGACAGATTCGCAGCAATGATTTCGGTAAGCGATATCGAGTTTTGCGTTCATTTTTCATTGACTCATTTGAGGTAACGGTTTCTTTCATAGATTTCGCAGCTGacgatgaaatcaaaacttcTTCGACAGTGGAACCTGCTGGAACGTTACAATTTCATGTTAAACCACCTTCCCAGATGACTGTTGCCATGAACGATCGTTTAGAGTTGCTTTGCGATGTGTCTGGTTCACCACCTCCCGCTGTATACTGGTTGAAGAACGGCATGCCCATACCTGAG TCTCCTTTCGACAGagaagaagttgaggaatcgACAAACAAAATCCTGGAAAGTGAATCGCTGCTGCCAACAAGAGGTTTGGCTTCGACAAAGTCCCGTTTAGTGATCGACTGTGTTGATGGAGAAGCCGAAGCAATTTACACATGCGTGGCTCAAtcaatcaaagagaaaatcgTATCCAGCACTTACGTCCACATAGAAG GTGAAGCCCCTTATAACGAGACGACGTGCATGCTCAGGCATGAAACGTATTCGTTACCTGCTACCGTCTTTATGTGGTCTGGAACTTACATCGACCTGGAAGGCAAAGGTGCGCTCTTGCTGTGTCGCGCGGTGGGCAATCCAACTCCAAAAGTCTCGTGGTACATAGAAGACGAAGATCAACCCATCACCACTGGAGCCCAATACCAG GTCTTACCTAGCGGCGATTTGAAAATTCGCCATCTTCGCTGGAGTGAACATATGGGTCTATTCAAATGCCGGGCAGAAAATGAATTTGGAATGGACCAATCGACCACATTCGTTTATCCAGTCGTG CAGGAGAGTTAA
- the LOC130694445 gene encoding LOW QUALITY PROTEIN: actin-interacting protein 1-like (The sequence of the model RefSeq protein was modified relative to this genomic sequence to represent the inferred CDS: deleted 1 base in 1 codon) translates to MSFTNKALFASLPRTQRGQPLVLGGDPKGKNFLYTHGNSVIIRNIENPEIAETYTEHSCQVNVAKYSPSGFYIASADQSGKVRIWDTVNKEHICKIELQPFAGPIKDLAWSPDNQRMVVVGEGRECFGHVFLVDTGTSNGTIGGPSKPINSCDFRPARPFKIIAGSEDNSVTVFEGPPFKWKMTKTEHQRYVQSVRYSPNGDHFATGGFDGKIFIYDGKTSDLIGELGSPAHSGGVYAVAWSPDSKSLLSASGDKTCKTWDVATMSLITEFPMGTAIEDQQVSCLWQGKHMLSVSLAGHISYLDPANPSKPLRVIKGHNKPITVMTVNKNRDTVFTGSHDGTITSWDVATGESHRIGGVGHGNQMNGMVTLGESIFTCGIDNAIKEVNMMTKSFTSTNVKLASQPRGLAGDGTTLIVPCEKEIAVIQDGRQVSSISVNFEPSCASMNGHHPDVAIGGTTDHKVHVYILHDGNLTPRMELDHSGPITDCAFSPDNQYLAVADANRLVTLYRLPGFEVASKEVWGFHTAKVNCVAWSPDSTLVASGSLDTSIIVWSVEKPAKRIIIKNAHPQSQITGIAWLDNNTIVSVGQDCNTRYWDIRNFP, encoded by the exons ATGTCTTTCACAAATA AGGCTTTGTTTGCTTCCTTGCCCAGAACCCAGCGAGGGCAGCCACTTGTTCTAGGTGGAGATCCCAAAGGGAAAAACTTCCTGTACACTCATGGAAATAGTGTGATTATTCGAAACATTGAG AACCCTGAGATTGCTGAGACTTACACTGAACATTCTTGCCAAGTGAATGTAGCCAAATATTCCCCAAGTGGGTTCTATATTGCGTCTGCTG ATCAATCAGGCAAAgtcagaatctgggatactGTCAACAAGGAGCATATTTGTAAAATTGAGCTTCAACCATTTGCTGGTCCAATCAAGGATTTGGCATGGTCTCCTGATAATCAACGTATGGTTGTAGTTGGAGAGGGCAGAGAATG CTTTGGCCATGTCTTCTTGGTGGATACCGGCACTTCCAACGGCACCATTGGTGGGCCGTCCAAGCCCATTAATTCTTGTGATTTTCGTCCAGCAAGGCCTTTTAAGATTATTGCTGGAAGTGAAGATAACTCTGTAACTGTTTTCGAAG GTCCTCCATTCAAGTGGAAGATGACTAAAACAGAGCATCAACGTTACGTCCAGTCGGTCCGCTACTCCCCGAATGGAGATCATTTTGCCACTGGAGGTTTTGATGGCAAGATCTTCATTTATGACGGAAAGACATCGGACTTGATTGGCGAATTAG GAAGCCCGGCCCACAGCGGAGGAGTTTACGCAGTCGCTTGGAGCCCTGATAGTAAGAGTTTGTTGTCCGCGTCTGGCGACAAGACATGCAAAACCTGGGACGTGGCCACAATGAGCTTAATTACTGAATTTCCGATGGGCACTGCTATTGAGGATCAACAAGTTTCCTGCCTATGGCAGGGTAAACATATGTTGTCTGTTTCTTTGGCTGGACATATTTCTTACCTTGACCCGGCCAACCCAAGCAAACCTCTTCGTGTTATTAAG GGCCACAACAAACCGATAACTGTCATGACAGTGAATAAAAATCGCGATACAGTATTTACCGGATCCCACGATGGTACTATCACTAGTTGGGATGTGGCTACCGGAGAGAGTCACCGCATTGGAGGTGTCGGTCATGGAAATCAGATGAATGGCATGGTAACCCTAGGCGAATCTATTTTCACCTGCGGTATTGACAACGCCATCAAGGAAGTCAACATGATGACGAAATCATTTACCAGCACCAACGTCAAG TTGGCGTCTCAACCTCGCGGTCTAGCCGGTGATGGAACCACGCTCATCGTTCCATGTGAGAAGGAG ATTGCAGTAATTCAGGACGGTCGTCAAGTATCGAGTATTAGTGTCAACTTTGAACCATCTTGCGCTTCAATGAACGGTCACCATCCGGATGTTGCTATCGGGGGCACTACCGACCACAAG GTACACGTGTACATCTTGCATGACGGCAACCTCACGCCTCGCATGGAGTTGGATCACAGTGGCCCTATTACCGATTGCGCCTTCTCTCCCGACAACCAATACCTGGCCGTTGCGGACGCCAACCGCCTCGTCACCCTCTATCGATTGCCCGGGTTCGAG GTTGCCAGCAAAGAAGTCTGGGGTTTCCACACTGCTAAAGTGAATTGCGTCGCGTGGAGTCCCGACTCCACCCTGGTGGCCTCTGGAAGCTTGGACACTTCCATTATCGTTTGGAGCGTCGAGAAGCCGGCAAAACGCATCATTATCAAAA ATGCCCACCCGCAGAGCCAGATCACCGGCATCGCTTGGCTGGACAACAATACAATCGTTTCCGTCGGTCAGGACTGCAACACCCGCTATTGGGACATCCGCAATTTCCCgtga